TTATGTTGCCTCTGGAGAACAAGAAATTCCCCCGCTTAGAAGCAATTATGATGATTTGGAAAATTTTGAATCTTATGAAAAAATAAAAAAGAAATTCCAAACTAAAATTTCTAAAAAACCAAGTGATAAGGAAAATAATTACCTTACAAAAGATGCAAATGGCTATGTTAGAACCGCCCTTTGTGCAGAAGTTAGAAATGGAAAATTACATATTTTCTTACCCCCACTTTATTATTTTGAACATTATCTTGAATTAATTTCTGCTCTTGAAGTAACCGCTGAACATCTTGATATTCCAATTATTTTAGAGGGTTATGAGCCACCAAGAGATTATCGCACTAAGCATTTTCATATCACGCCAGACCCTGGTGTGATTGAGGTAAATGTTGCCCCAGCAAAAGATTGGGAGGAGTTAAAATTCATCAATAATACGCTTTATGAAGAAGTAAAATATTGCAAACTCACTGCTGAAAAATTTATGCTAGATGGCAGATCCGTTGGCACAGGTGGCGGAAATCATATTGTTGTAGGTGGTGCAACGCCTAGCGATTCACCCTTTTTACGTCGCCCTGATTTGATAAAAAGCCTGCTATTATTTTGGCAAAATCATCCGAGCCTTTCTTATTTGTTTTCTTCAATTTTTATTGGCCCAACCTCACAAGCACCAAGGATTGATGAGGCTAGAAATGATGCTTTATATGAACTTGAAATTGCACTTAATCAATTTGATAAAAACAAAAATATTCCTCATTATCTAGTTGATAGATTACTTAGGAATATTTTAGTTGATTTAACCGGCAATACGCATCGCACAGAAATATGTATTGATAAATTATATTCACCAGATGGAGAGCGTGGAAGGCTTGGATTACTTGAGTTTCGTGGGTTTGAAATGACACCTCACGCAAGAATGAATTTACTACAAATTCTGCTTCTTCGTGCGATAATTTCTAGTTTTTGGCAAAAGCCTTATGAGGGCAAATTAATTAGATGGGGAACGCATCTGCATGATAAATTTATGCTTCCTCATTTTGTTTGGGAGGATTTTTCAAATGTTCTCACAGAGCTTGAAAATCGTGGCTATAAATTTGAAAAAAATTGGTTTTCTGCACAATATAATTTTAGATTTCCAAGATATGGTTTTGCAGAAATTGGCGATGTTAAAATTGAACTAAAAATGGCATTAGAGCCTTGGCCAGTATTGGGTGAAGAATCAACTTCATTTGGCACTTCAAGGGGGGTTGATTCTGCGATTGAAAGGCTTCAAGTTTCAGTTGAGGGGCTTGATAATCAAAAATTTGCTTTGCTAGTAAATGGCTATGAATATAAACCACAGAATTTGAGTAATGATAAAAATATTTTTGGCGTGAGGTTTAAGGCTTGGCAACCCGTTTGGACGCTTCACCCAAATCTGCCTGTTAATTCACCTCTTGTGTTTGATGTAGTAAATAGAAAATCAGGTGTTGCGATTGGCGGTTGTAAATATCACATTGTGCATCAAGGTGGCAGAGCATATGACAAAATGCCAGTGAATGTAAATGAGGCTGAAGGTAGAATGATTTCCCGTTTCGAAACTATCGGCCACAGCCAAAGAAAAGTTAAAATAAAAGAATATATCCCAAGCCCTGATTTCCCTCTTACGCTAGATTTAAGAAGGACAATTTAAGCACAAAAAAACCCCTAGAGAAATATCTAGGGGCTTTGAATTTGAATCTAAAAGAATTAAATTAGTTAGCCTTTGGAGCTTCTTCAGTTTTTACAGCTTTAACAGCTTTTTCAACTTCGCCTTTAGCTTTTTCAGCTTCAGTTGCAGTAGCTTCAGCTGCTTTATCAGCTTCTTTTTTAACTTCTTCAGCAACTTTTTTAACTTCTTCAGTTGCTTTTTCTGCAGATTTCTTAACTTCTTCAGATGCTGATTTTACTGCATCAGTAATAGATTTAGTTTCAGCAGAAGCTTCCTTTTTCACTTCTTCTTTTTTAACTTCAGCTTTATCAGATTTTTCTTCAGATTTGAAGCCGTTAGTTGCTACCGCTGCAATTATTGCAACACCAGCGATTAAATAGATTAGTTTATTTTTCATAAAATTAAGTATATTAAGAGATGTTAATAAGTATTTGCGATATTAATATTACTTAATATTCTTTACTCAAGATAAATTTTTCTAAAAACTAAAAATTAATTATTTTATGCCTAATAGTGATAAAACTACATTGAGGCTTGCTAAATTGTTCCCAAGCATCGTTACCTTGCTTGGAATTTGTTCTGGGGTTTCAGCAATTAGGTTCGCACTTGATGAAAAATGGCAGTTAGCGGTTACTTGCGTTGTAATAGCAACCTTACTTGATGCTGTAGATGGCAAATTTGCAAGAGCCTTGAAAGCAACTAGTAAATTTGGTAGCAATCTTGATTCCCTATCTGATTTTATAAATTTTGGATTTGTGCCGCCATTAGTGATTTTCTTGTGGAGTTCTTTCCAAGTGCCTAAATTTGGCTGGGCTTCCGTGTTATTTTTTGTTGTGTGCTGTGCAATTCGCCTAGCAAGATTTAACAGCGATATTGACGCAGAAGATGAAAAACCTGCCGAATGGAAAATCCGTTTTTTTAAGGGTGTTCCTTCGCCAGCAGGTGCTTTAGCGGCCCTTGCACCTATGATGATAATGTTTGCGGTAGAAGATAAATTCATTCAAAAATATGATTATTTTGAATTTTTAGAAAATCCATATTTCTTGATATTTTACCTTGCCTTTATCGCAATTTTAATGGCAAGCAGAGTGCCAAGTTACTCGCTTAAAAAAATCTTAATTAAGAAGAAATTTTTATCATTATTTTTTATTTTTATTGCTGGTTTTATTGTATCAGCACTTATTCAGCCATGGCTTATGATAGTTTTTACGGGCGTTGTTTATTATGCACTTCTGCCAATTAGTGCCTTACATTATCTGAAATTAGAGAAAATGAATGCCTAAAATTTTTATCATAGCTGGTGAAAAATCTGGTGATAATTTAGGTGCAAAATTAATTTCAGCACTTAAAGCCAAGCAAAATGATATTGAAATATTCGGAATTGGCGGTGAAGAAATGGAAAAAACTGGGCTTAAAAGCCTATTTCCGATGAAAGAAATTAACCTAATGGGCTTTGCAGAAATAATTCCGCATCTGCCAAATCTAATAAATAGAATAAATTTTACTACCAAAAAAATCTTAGAAGAACAGCCAGAAATTGTTATCACTATTGATTCTCCCGGCTTTAATTATCGTATCGCAAAAAATTTGAGGAAAGCTAATTTTAAGGGGAAATTAATCCACTATGTTGCGCCTTCTGTTTGGGCTTATAAAGAAAAGCGGGCAAAAAAAACAGCAAAATTATTTGATACTCTTTTATGTATTTTACCTTGGGAGCCACCCTATTTTGAAAAATATAATCTAAAAACTTATTTTATTGGTCATAGTTTATTTGAAAATCTGAATATTTTAAGCGACTCAGAAAAACAGAATTTCAGAGAAAAACTTTTTGCAAAAAATAATATTAAAAATGATGAAAAATTAATTTCAGTTTTTGTAGGAAGCAGGCTTGGAGAAGTAAAAAAACATTTGCCGATTATCAAAAAAGCTCAGGAATTAATTTCGCAAAAAATTGATTGCAAATTTGCGTTTTTAACAATTCCACATTTGCAAAATTATCTTGAGAGTGAAATAGGAAAATCTGATAAAATTATTATTTCTTCTGAAAATATTGAGAAGCAAAAAATCATTCAAATTAGTGATTTTGCGATTGTGAAATCCGGCACGATAAGCCTTGAGGTTGCAGCCCTAAACTGCCCTCAAATTATTTATTATAAGGTAAATAAATTATCGCATTTTTTAATTATGCGAATGATAAAAATTAAATTCGCGAATTTGATAAATATTTCTGCGAATGAAGAAATTATCCCAGAGTTAATTCAAAATAACTGCACCGCAGAAAATATTTCTGAAAAAGTTTTGGAGTTTTTGGAAAATAAAAATTTATCAATTTCTCAGCTAGAAAAGGCTAAAATTGAACTAAAAAAATTAGGGTCAGAAAGCAATCAAAACCCAAGTGAATTAGCTGCTGATATTATATTAACCGCCCTCAAGCATTCTATCAATTAATTGTTTAACGCTTGGAATGAAGCCATTTGCATAAAAAGGATCTTCCGCAAATTTATAAGCATTATGCCCAGCAAACATAAGATTATCTTCTACAGATTCTCCATTAATAATATTTTGCAAGCTTTTTTGAATGCAATAACTTCTTGGGTCAGCTTTTTTACCAGTTGTGAAATCATCTTTATCTTTCCAGTTGGAAAATCTGCAATGGCTAAGGCAACCCATACAATTTATTTGATCAGTAACAATTTCCTCAGATTTTTGTTTTGATACAAAAATCAAGGTTTCATCAGGTGTTTTCATTGGGGTATCAAACCCTTGTTCCATATAATCTTTGGCTCTTGGTAAATCCTCACCTTTAACATAAACTGGTCTGCCACGAGGGGGTAAGGGCAAAGCCTCAGTAAATTCACCTTCTGGGGTGGCTCTAAACTCAATCTGCCTTTCTTCCCTGCCTTTGAGTTCCTGCAAGAATAGATTTTCAACCGCACTAGAATAAAAGCCAGTAGGGCTGAAGCGATTCAAATAAACATCACCTTTTTTGAGGGTTAGCAGTCGTTTTTTCCAATCATTCGGGATTGGGCTTTCTTTGGTGAGCAACGGCCTTGTACCTAGCTGAAATGCGATAGGCCCAACTTCTTTATTATCAAACCAATCTTGCCAATCTCGAAGATTCCAAACACCACCTGCCATTATGATTGGGGTTTCTTGCAAGCCAACTTCATTCATAAATTTGCGAAGCTCAACAATTCTTTCATATGGAGATTGCGGAACATTAGGGTCTTCGCCGTTTGATAATCCATTATGCCCTCCTGCAAGCCAAGGATCTTCATAAACAACACCGCCGAGCAGATGTTTTGTTTTTTCATAAGCACGCTTCCACAATGCTCTAAAAGCACGCATTGAAGAAACAATTGGATAATACATTACGTCATATTTTTCGGCAATTTCTGATAGGCGATAAGGCATACCAGCACCGCAAGTTACGCCATCAATAAGCCCTTTTGCTCTATCTAAAATCCCGTGTAAGATTCGCTCAGCACCGCCCATTTCCCAGAGGATATTCATATGAACTCTGCCATTTCCGCCAGAGATTTCCTTTGCGATTTTCGCCTGTTGAACACCGCCTTCAATGCCCATTGCAATAAGTTCCTCATGTTTTTCTTTACGAGTTTTGCCGTAATAAACTTGTGGAATTACTTTGCC
This genomic window from Rickettsiales bacterium contains:
- a CDS encoding phosphatidylcholine/phosphatidylserine synthase yields the protein MPNSDKTTLRLAKLFPSIVTLLGICSGVSAIRFALDEKWQLAVTCVVIATLLDAVDGKFARALKATSKFGSNLDSLSDFINFGFVPPLVIFLWSSFQVPKFGWASVLFFVVCCAIRLARFNSDIDAEDEKPAEWKIRFFKGVPSPAGALAALAPMMIMFAVEDKFIQKYDYFEFLENPYFLIFYLAFIAILMASRVPSYSLKKILIKKKFLSLFFIFIAGFIVSALIQPWLMIVFTGVVYYALLPISALHYLKLEKMNA
- the lpxB gene encoding lipid-A-disaccharide synthase, which translates into the protein MPKIFIIAGEKSGDNLGAKLISALKAKQNDIEIFGIGGEEMEKTGLKSLFPMKEINLMGFAEIIPHLPNLINRINFTTKKILEEQPEIVITIDSPGFNYRIAKNLRKANFKGKLIHYVAPSVWAYKEKRAKKTAKLFDTLLCILPWEPPYFEKYNLKTYFIGHSLFENLNILSDSEKQNFREKLFAKNNIKNDEKLISVFVGSRLGEVKKHLPIIKKAQELISQKIDCKFAFLTIPHLQNYLESEIGKSDKIIISSENIEKQKIIQISDFAIVKSGTISLEVAALNCPQIIYYKVNKLSHFLIMRMIKIKFANLINISANEEIIPELIQNNCTAENISEKVLEFLENKNLSISQLEKAKIELKKLGSESNQNPSELAADIILTALKHSIN
- a CDS encoding nitronate monooxygenase → MIKNNLAMNEIINNFSNKIDNFGNNISTNLVSISERLSKLKGLKPLIIKGKEYLPLVEGGKGIGATNGVSAGAFAAEGAVGTFSGVNAERYDENGKVIPQVYYGKTRKEKHEELIAMGIEGGVQQAKIAKEISGGNGRVHMNILWEMGGAERILHGILDRAKGLIDGVTCGAGMPYRLSEIAEKYDVMYYPIVSSMRAFRALWKRAYEKTKHLLGGVVYEDPWLAGGHNGLSNGEDPNVPQSPYERIVELRKFMNEVGLQETPIIMAGGVWNLRDWQDWFDNKEVGPIAFQLGTRPLLTKESPIPNDWKKRLLTLKKGDVYLNRFSPTGFYSSAVENLFLQELKGREERQIEFRATPEGEFTEALPLPPRGRPVYVKGEDLPRAKDYMEQGFDTPMKTPDETLIFVSKQKSEEIVTDQINCMGCLSHCRFSNWKDKDDFTTGKKADPRSYCIQKSLQNIINGESVEDNLMFAGHNAYKFAEDPFYANGFIPSVKQLIDRMLEGG